The Actinomycetota bacterium genome segment CTGGTCGGTTGCATCAGTTTGCGACGTCGGGTCGGAGGGCCCTTTTCGTCGATCCCGTTTGCCCCTGGCCAGCTCGGTTCCGAGGGCGTCCAGGTGCGGCGCCCAGAAGCCACGGAAACTCTCCAGCCACAGGTCGGCCTCCTGCAGCGGCTCCGGGTCGATTGCGTACAGCCGGCGGGCGCCCTCGGGCCTCATCCGGGCGAAGCCTGACTCCCGCAGGACCTTCAGGTGCTGGGAGACCGCCGGCTGCGTGATGCCGAACTCCGCCTGGATCTGTGTCCCCACCTCGCCGGCGCTGAGCTCACCGGAGGAGAGCAGCTCCAGGATGCGCCGCCGGACCGGGTCCCCCAGGATGTCCAGGGCGTGCATTTTTAGCTTTCCGTCTCCGGAGCCTCGCCCTCGCCGAGGTACGCCGCCGTGGTCCGGTTCGCCGCGGCGATCGCCGCCTTGGCGTCGTCGCCGGAGGCGATCGCCGCCGCCCCCCAGCTGTAGGCGCATGCCCGGGCAAACTGCTTTCCGGGGGCGGACGCCATCCACGCTTCGGCTGCTTTGGGGTCGACCGTTTCCCCGCTGCTCAGGTGCAGGTCGAGGGCCATAAGCAGCATGTCCCACCCGACCCCGACCGCTCCGGGACCGAACTGCTCCCAGCGCTCACTGTCCACATGCGCGATGTGCTGCAACTCGAAGTTGGTGGCCTCACCCT includes the following:
- a CDS encoding metalloregulator ArsR/SmtB family transcription factor: MHALDILGDPVRRRILELLSSGELSAGEVGTQIQAEFGITQPAVSQHLKVLRESGFARMRPEGARRLYAIDPEPLQEADLWLESFRGFWAPHLDALGTELARGKRDRRKGPSDPTSQTDATDQPIPE
- a CDS encoding SRPBCC family protein, whose protein sequence is MEIDVVKVVGAVTRKVVRRDYEGEPAATVVATRTFPAEIEDVWDAITTAERIPRWFLPITGELRLGGRYQLEGHAGGEVTACDPPESFAVTWESGGEVTWLKVRLRSEGEATNFELQHIAHVDSERWEQFGPGAVGVGWDMLLMALDLHLSSGETVDPKAAEAWMASAPGKQFARACAYSWGAAAIASGDDAKAAIAAANRTTAAYLGEGEAPETES